A single genomic interval of Mucilaginibacter boryungensis harbors:
- a CDS encoding glycoside hydrolase family 3 protein, with product MYKYLICLLFLLSIFGFNVSAQNPIPESIQQSHWVDSVFKKLSRKRKIQQLLFVRAHTNLGQKYEDSVAKVIKKEQLGGVVFFQGGPMRQAVLTNKYQALVKIPLIVAMDGEWGLGMRLDSTISYPYQMTLGAIQDNTLIYKMGQYIGYDFKRMGMQMNFAPDMDVNNNPNNPVINYRSFGDNKYNVAQKGIAYMQGMQNAGILTTAKHFPGHGDTDVDSHFDLPQLNFSRARLDSLEEYPFREAIKAGLSGVMVAHMNIPALDSTKNVPSTLSRPIITGILKDSLNFKGLVVSDAMGMKGVVKFFPNGEADVRAFIAGNDVLELSENSKRAMRMIRKAIRKGQIDQKELDTRVRKVLAAKYLAGLNYYQPVNTDNLVADLNRADALDLQQQLSDKAVTLLKGDSLIQNLDPTKRTAIVSFGATATTVYQQDLTKTFTNSKLYFVSKEAQTPDISNILQDLKSYDQIIIGIHDTRLRPGSKLDYSSNLKLMIADLAAYHNTVISVFANPYTIAGLPGIEKAGALLACYQKEAPLQHAAAKVITKQIKPAGKLSVSVNTYFPNGSGIVQSGL from the coding sequence ATGTACAAATATTTAATCTGCCTGTTATTTTTGTTAAGCATCTTTGGGTTTAACGTCTCGGCACAAAACCCTATCCCCGAAAGTATTCAACAAAGCCATTGGGTCGATTCGGTATTCAAAAAACTGAGCCGTAAAAGGAAGATACAACAACTATTATTTGTACGCGCACATACCAATTTGGGGCAGAAGTATGAAGATTCGGTAGCCAAGGTGATTAAAAAAGAGCAATTAGGCGGTGTAGTATTCTTCCAGGGCGGCCCTATGCGCCAGGCAGTACTCACCAATAAATACCAGGCTTTGGTAAAAATTCCTTTAATTGTTGCCATGGATGGCGAATGGGGGCTAGGTATGCGGCTTGATTCTACTATATCATACCCTTATCAAATGACTTTAGGCGCCATACAGGATAATACCCTGATCTACAAAATGGGCCAATACATAGGTTATGATTTTAAGCGTATGGGGATGCAAATGAATTTTGCGCCCGATATGGATGTGAACAATAACCCCAACAACCCGGTTATTAACTATCGCTCATTCGGTGATAATAAATACAATGTGGCGCAAAAAGGTATTGCCTACATGCAGGGGATGCAAAACGCAGGTATACTAACTACCGCCAAACATTTCCCTGGCCATGGCGATACTGACGTAGATTCGCACTTCGATTTACCGCAGCTTAATTTTAGCCGTGCCCGTTTAGATTCCTTAGAAGAATACCCTTTCCGCGAAGCTATCAAAGCTGGACTGAGCGGCGTAATGGTAGCCCACATGAATATCCCCGCACTGGATAGTACCAAAAACGTTCCGTCCACTTTATCCCGTCCTATCATCACCGGCATATTGAAAGACTCGCTTAACTTTAAAGGCCTTGTCGTGTCAGATGCGATGGGCATGAAGGGTGTAGTTAAATTTTTTCCTAACGGCGAAGCCGACGTACGTGCTTTTATTGCCGGTAATGATGTTTTGGAATTGTCAGAAAACTCGAAACGGGCAATGCGGATGATCAGAAAAGCTATACGCAAAGGCCAGATCGATCAAAAAGAATTAGATACCCGCGTACGTAAGGTGCTGGCCGCAAAATACCTGGCCGGTTTAAATTATTACCAGCCCGTTAATACGGATAACCTGGTGGCTGATCTTAACCGTGCCGATGCCCTTGACTTACAACAGCAGTTAAGCGACAAAGCCGTAACCCTGTTAAAAGGGGATTCACTTATCCAAAACCTCGACCCAACTAAGCGTACGGCTATTGTGAGTTTTGGCGCTACAGCGACTACCGTTTATCAACAAGACCTGACCAAAACATTTACCAACAGTAAGCTATATTTTGTAAGCAAAGAAGCACAAACACCCGATATAAGCAACATACTGCAAGATTTGAAAAGTTACGACCAGATCATCATCGGCATACATGATACCCGCCTGCGCCCCGGCAGCAAACTGGATTACAGCAGTAACCTAAAACTGATGATAGCCGACCTGGCTGCCTACCATAATACCGTTATCAGTGTGTTTGCCAACCCATATACTATTGCCGGTTTGCCGGGAATAGAAAAAGCAGGCGCTCTGCTGGCTTGTTACCAAAAAGAAGCACCATTGCAACATGCGGCAGCCAAAGTTATTACCAAACAAATTAAACCGGCAGGCAAGCTATCGGTAAGTGTAAATACTTATTTCCCTAACGGGTCTGGTATTGTACAGAGTGGGTTATAG
- a CDS encoding porin family protein codes for MKNFIFLAIALLAAGAVNAQRRYPSPRRYPNQGHSYQRQRDDFYHVKFGIVGGVNISNLVNVDNNNYSTDTKAGLHIGGSLDIPIIKPLTFEGEVLYSQKGYRANTVDGDFTQRSNFIDVPLLAKLQLAPGFNLVVGPQISFLTSTQNIYRSGFVVTREDVYNRDADGYNKSLIDGVVGVGIDLSPNVELRGRYTLDLQNNDNNGQYAPQYRNQVWQIGLGFKFW; via the coding sequence ATGAAAAATTTTATTTTTTTGGCCATAGCCTTGCTTGCTGCCGGTGCAGTAAATGCTCAACGTCGTTATCCATCGCCACGGCGTTACCCTAATCAGGGCCACAGTTATCAGCGGCAGCGCGATGATTTTTACCACGTTAAATTTGGTATTGTGGGCGGGGTAAACATCTCGAACCTGGTAAATGTAGATAATAACAACTACAGCACCGATACCAAAGCCGGTTTACACATTGGCGGTAGCCTGGATATCCCCATTATTAAACCGTTAACATTTGAAGGCGAAGTATTGTATTCGCAAAAAGGTTACCGCGCTAACACCGTTGATGGGGATTTTACCCAGCGCAGCAATTTTATTGATGTGCCTTTACTGGCTAAATTGCAGTTAGCGCCTGGGTTTAACTTAGTGGTTGGCCCACAGATCTCGTTCTTAACTTCAACCCAGAACATTTACCGTTCGGGTTTTGTGGTTACCCGCGAGGATGTGTACAACCGCGATGCCGATGGCTACAACAAAAGCCTGATTGACGGCGTAGTAGGCGTAGGCATTGATCTTAGTCCTAATGTAGAATTACGGGGCCGTTACACGCTCGATTTGCAAAATAACGATAATAACGGTCAATACGCACCGCAATATCGTAACCAGGTTTGGCAAATTGGCTTAGGCTTTAAATTCTGGTAA
- a CDS encoding O-fucosyltransferase family protein yields the protein MDKLAAYNRVNRSFAKKYIFNFGSEGGFYSELNNMVFGIIYCLQYKYRFVLYSGDSKFKTDKGWEDFFEPFCDTVDSPFLKKFNKRMQKPKIKVKHYLQWYLFKLFNKDTYLTYDLFNLHFNKDFEKETFDFPELALKGNLRDVSREIVKMVYRFNAGTKAEIEKMIASANLPAQYVSVNIRRGDKDTEWNFISASRYMDEVTKRTSLKDIFVLTDDYRVIEDLQADYPDFRFYTLVNKEERGYVHGDFIKLSAEKKREDMIKLFSSIEIMRASVLSIGAYTTNPGIFLGMTMPEDKFVSVQRTSWYQFERDDVEKDKVK from the coding sequence ATGGATAAGTTAGCGGCCTACAATAGGGTAAACCGTTCTTTCGCAAAAAAATACATTTTCAATTTCGGGTCAGAGGGTGGTTTCTATTCCGAATTGAACAATATGGTATTCGGCATAATTTATTGCCTGCAATATAAATACCGGTTCGTACTATACTCGGGCGATTCCAAATTTAAAACCGATAAAGGCTGGGAAGATTTTTTTGAACCCTTTTGCGATACCGTTGATTCCCCTTTTCTTAAAAAGTTTAACAAAAGGATGCAAAAGCCTAAAATTAAGGTGAAGCATTACCTGCAATGGTACCTTTTTAAGCTTTTTAATAAAGACACTTATTTAACCTACGACCTTTTTAACCTGCACTTCAATAAAGATTTCGAAAAAGAAACATTTGATTTTCCTGAACTTGCTTTAAAAGGAAACCTTAGGGATGTTTCGCGCGAAATTGTTAAAATGGTATACCGGTTTAATGCCGGTACAAAAGCCGAAATTGAAAAAATGATCGCTTCTGCCAATTTACCGGCTCAATACGTTTCGGTGAACATCAGGCGGGGGGATAAGGATACCGAATGGAACTTTATATCCGCAAGCAGATATATGGATGAAGTGACCAAGCGCACAAGCCTAAAAGATATTTTTGTTCTGACCGACGATTACCGGGTTATTGAAGACCTGCAAGCGGATTACCCCGATTTTCGATTTTATACCCTTGTAAACAAGGAAGAACGCGGGTATGTGCATGGAGATTTTATAAAACTAAGTGCAGAAAAAAAGCGGGAGGATATGATCAAATTATTCTCGTCGATTGAAATTATGCGCGCGTCTGTACTTTCAATTGGGGCCTACACCACAAACCCGGGGATATTTTTAGGCATGACCATGCCGGAAGACAAGTTTGTTAGTGTGCAGCGAACATCGTGGTATCAGTTTGAGAGGGACGATGTTGAAAAAGACAAGGTCAAATGA
- a CDS encoding acyltransferase family protein yields MRNLINDTPAKRNYTFIDNIRCIAMMGIVADHAFNVGDYIFKTHSASFWAYGINIQLAKFGTITFFLLAGFLLGDKFAEYTPAQYLKRRFKNTFRPWIIWSLIFLIAIMAKSAVMALRIYHDPFDVWASLLSTLKIVYLYSNYWFIINFLICIGILLMFKRRLYSWKLGVALLACTLFYSINVYFEWIEPIHTTALFGFVFFLWLGAQMHKNWEMVERKIRTMPLLVFTGMFLMTLALTMAETHVLLQRHSIEPYNTLRVTNLLYSLAVFALLVKIRDFNLLSYFKPRETTFGIYLIHYIIIYNILPEILIHLDVVNAADMSLAGICTYQYSRFIITYVVTFFIVKGINTTRFKWIIGNTVKS; encoded by the coding sequence ATGCGGAATTTAATAAACGATACCCCGGCAAAACGCAATTATACCTTTATTGATAACATTAGGTGCATTGCCATGATGGGCATTGTGGCCGATCACGCCTTTAACGTTGGCGATTATATTTTTAAAACCCATTCTGCAAGTTTTTGGGCTTATGGGATAAACATACAGTTGGCCAAGTTTGGCACAATAACCTTTTTTTTGCTGGCTGGTTTTCTATTGGGCGATAAATTTGCCGAATATACACCAGCCCAGTATCTAAAGCGGCGCTTTAAAAACACTTTCAGGCCATGGATCATTTGGTCGTTGATATTTTTGATAGCTATTATGGCCAAATCGGCGGTAATGGCGTTGCGTATTTATCATGATCCGTTTGATGTTTGGGCATCGTTACTAAGCACATTGAAAATTGTGTACCTGTATTCTAATTATTGGTTCATTATTAACTTTTTAATATGCATAGGCATATTGCTAATGTTTAAACGCAGACTTTATTCGTGGAAATTAGGCGTTGCGTTATTAGCATGTACCTTGTTTTATAGTATAAACGTGTATTTTGAATGGATAGAACCCATACACACTACCGCGTTGTTTGGCTTTGTGTTTTTTTTATGGCTGGGTGCACAAATGCATAAAAATTGGGAGATGGTTGAACGTAAAATACGTACTATGCCGTTACTGGTTTTTACAGGAATGTTTTTAATGACATTGGCTTTAACTATGGCCGAAACCCATGTGCTTTTGCAGCGGCATAGTATCGAGCCTTATAATACCCTGCGCGTTACTAATTTGTTATATTCGTTGGCAGTGTTTGCTTTGTTGGTTAAAATACGCGACTTTAATTTACTCAGCTATTTTAAGCCCCGTGAAACCACTTTTGGCATTTACCTTATCCACTATATCATTATATATAATATCTTGCCTGAAATTTTAATCCATTTGGATGTGGTTAATGCCGCAGATATGTCATTGGCGGGTATATGTACGTATCAATACAGCCGTTTTATAATAACGTATGTGGTTACCTTTTTTATTGTGAAAGGCATAAATACTACAAGGTTTAAATGGATAATAGGTAACACTGTTAAAAGTTGA
- a CDS encoding glycosyltransferase family 4 protein has protein sequence MKVLFDHQTFTIQRYGGISRYFANLNHGLNLIPGISAKIALLYTENEYVKQLPFPFNNALGRKLFTGHYNRIYRWNKRYCIRKIKSGNFDVFHPTYYDTYFLEDLRKPFVLTVHDMIHELFPKQFTDNDAVVARKQQLINAATAIIAISEHTKKNIVKFYPHVADKIKVIHHGYRFEAAEKHTATKENYILFIGERVSYKNFPLFVEAVAPLLNQDRSLKLICAGGGGFNADEQQLLQQLNITAQCRQTNATDAELKQLYAQAQVFVFPSLIEGFGIPLLEAFSAGCPVAASNNTCFPEIGGDAIAYFNPADKTSIYNIVKEILSDNATRNSYIQKGYDRLKLFTIEKQVAETLNLYHETASK, from the coding sequence GTGAAAGTATTATTCGACCATCAAACATTCACTATTCAGCGATATGGTGGTATTTCACGTTATTTTGCAAACTTAAATCATGGGCTTAACCTTATTCCCGGTATCAGTGCTAAAATTGCACTGCTGTATACCGAAAACGAATATGTGAAGCAACTGCCTTTCCCATTCAATAACGCGCTTGGAAGAAAACTTTTCACGGGTCACTACAACCGCATTTACCGCTGGAACAAGCGTTACTGTATCCGGAAAATAAAATCGGGTAACTTTGATGTTTTTCATCCTACTTACTACGACACCTATTTTTTAGAAGACCTGCGGAAACCCTTCGTGCTCACCGTGCACGATATGATCCACGAGTTGTTTCCTAAGCAATTTACTGATAATGATGCGGTTGTAGCACGTAAACAGCAATTAATAAATGCCGCAACTGCTATTATTGCCATATCCGAACATACCAAAAAAAATATTGTTAAGTTCTACCCCCACGTAGCTGACAAAATAAAAGTTATACACCACGGTTACCGGTTTGAAGCTGCTGAAAAACACACTGCTACTAAGGAAAACTATATTCTTTTCATTGGCGAGCGGGTAAGCTATAAGAATTTCCCATTGTTTGTGGAAGCTGTTGCCCCGCTGCTAAATCAGGATAGGTCCCTTAAACTAATCTGCGCTGGAGGTGGGGGCTTTAATGCAGATGAGCAGCAACTTTTACAGCAGTTAAATATCACTGCACAATGCCGGCAAACCAATGCCACTGATGCCGAATTGAAACAATTATATGCGCAGGCGCAAGTATTTGTTTTCCCATCATTAATTGAAGGATTTGGTATTCCGCTGCTGGAGGCATTTAGCGCCGGTTGCCCAGTTGCTGCCAGCAACAATACCTGCTTCCCCGAAATTGGCGGCGATGCCATTGCCTACTTTAACCCTGCCGATAAAACCAGTATATATAATATTGTAAAAGAAATCCTATCGGATAATGCCACCCGGAATAGCTATATCCAAAAAGGATATGACCGCCTGAAACTGTTTACCATTGAAAAGCAGGTAGCTGAAACCCTTAACCTTTACCACGAAACAGCTTCAAAGTAA
- a CDS encoding glycosyltransferase family 2 protein, translating to MTTITGKDNSHHEKISIIIVTLNAAADLQKCLDSIYAQRYPAIEIILMDGLSTDGTVDILKANNNRIACWKSEKDSGIYQAMNKALDYVTGDWVYFLGADDVLYDDFSTLAFMLKDHGIIYYANVNYQGQKYRGEVTAYQHAKGAVCHQAMIYPKEVFVDEHLRFDPKYKISADHVLNMQAWRKFRFVYHDLTLAFFNDTGVSTQYLDGAFERDKKKLIFKYHGFVTGMRYMIRLWKERNKPQNYKKIKPTND from the coding sequence ATGACAACAATAACGGGAAAAGATAATAGCCATCACGAAAAAATATCCATCATTATAGTAACCCTGAATGCTGCCGCCGATTTGCAAAAATGTTTGGACAGTATCTACGCCCAGCGTTACCCTGCCATTGAAATTATTTTAATGGATGGGCTGAGTACTGATGGTACTGTAGATATTTTAAAAGCCAATAACAACCGCATTGCCTGCTGGAAAAGTGAAAAGGACAGTGGTATATACCAGGCCATGAACAAGGCATTGGACTATGTGACCGGCGACTGGGTATATTTTTTAGGTGCAGATGATGTGTTATATGATGATTTTTCTACCCTGGCCTTTATGCTGAAAGACCACGGCATAATTTATTATGCCAATGTAAACTATCAGGGTCAGAAATATCGTGGGGAAGTTACTGCTTACCAGCATGCCAAAGGTGCTGTTTGCCACCAGGCCATGATCTATCCTAAAGAGGTTTTTGTTGACGAACATTTACGCTTCGACCCGAAGTATAAAATATCAGCGGACCATGTGCTGAATATGCAGGCCTGGCGCAAGTTCCGTTTTGTTTATCACGATCTGACCCTTGCTTTTTTTAATGATACTGGCGTATCTACCCAATATCTTGATGGCGCTTTTGAGCGCGATAAAAAGAAATTGATATTTAAATACCACGGTTTTGTAACCGGCATGCGTTATATGATAAGGTTGTGGAAGGAACGTAACAAGCCACAGAACTACAAAAAAATAAAACCCACTAACGATTAA
- a CDS encoding ABC transporter ATP-binding protein, whose amino-acid sequence MKTYFRLLSYAKPIEKFAIPYIIVTLLAIIFNTLNLTLLVPLLQTLFSGDKTTAIAKASTATKPALTDLTATFNYYIHYMIDHYTAWATLQYVCAILVTSVILSNLFRYASQRIMENLRVHTLLNLRKAVFDNVMDLHLGYFNNERKGDIISKVASDVQVVQFSVTGTLQVVFKEPVQLIFYIVTLFLISTQLTVYSLLVIPISAFIISRIVKRLKSQAIAAQNSYANMISYLDEALSGIKIIKSFNASTFIKNRFNQENKRYSSISRSMAKRQQLASPVSETLGVAMIACIVLYGGYLILHNDSSGLNGAAFIGYIALFSQVTRPAKAISDAFSNIHSGIAAGERVLALIDEKPLIEDAADAIAITEFKEGIHFKNVSFAYGEKNVLSEINFSVPKGNTIALVGPSGGGKSTLMDLIPRFIDPNSGAIFIDDNNIKHITAHSLRSLIGLVNQESILFNDTIFNNIAFGKPDATMEQVEAAARIANAHNFILDTDQGYNTNIGDRGTKLSGGQRQRICIARAVLANPPIMLLDEATSALDTESEKLVQDALNNLMKNRTSLIIAHRLSTIQNADTIVVLEEGGIVEQGNHQQLMAANGLYRRLIDMQTFTS is encoded by the coding sequence ATGAAGACTTATTTCAGGCTGCTCTCTTATGCTAAACCCATTGAGAAATTTGCCATCCCATATATTATTGTTACTCTGCTTGCTATTATATTTAATACGCTTAACCTGACATTGCTGGTTCCACTGTTACAAACCTTGTTTTCGGGCGACAAAACAACAGCGATAGCCAAAGCATCTACTGCAACCAAACCTGCATTAACAGATCTTACCGCTACCTTTAACTATTATATACATTACATGATAGATCATTATACAGCCTGGGCTACTCTCCAATATGTTTGCGCTATATTGGTTACATCGGTAATATTGAGCAATCTGTTTAGGTATGCGTCACAACGCATAATGGAAAATTTAAGGGTGCACACCCTCTTAAATTTACGCAAGGCGGTTTTTGATAATGTCATGGATCTGCATCTGGGCTATTTCAACAATGAACGTAAAGGTGACATTATATCAAAAGTTGCTTCAGATGTGCAGGTGGTACAATTTTCAGTCACCGGTACGCTACAAGTTGTTTTTAAAGAACCTGTACAGCTTATATTTTACATAGTAACGCTTTTCCTGATAAGTACCCAGCTTACGGTTTATTCATTATTAGTGATACCTATATCTGCTTTTATTATTTCACGTATTGTTAAGCGGCTTAAGTCGCAGGCTATAGCGGCACAAAACAGCTACGCCAATATGATCAGTTATCTTGATGAGGCTTTATCTGGCATAAAAATCATCAAATCATTTAATGCTTCCACCTTTATTAAAAATCGTTTCAACCAGGAAAATAAACGCTATTCCTCTATCTCACGCTCAATGGCTAAACGACAGCAATTGGCTTCGCCTGTTTCGGAAACATTAGGTGTTGCAATGATTGCCTGTATTGTGTTATATGGAGGCTATTTAATCTTACATAATGACTCCAGCGGATTGAATGGTGCAGCATTTATAGGTTATATTGCTCTCTTTTCACAGGTTACGCGACCTGCAAAAGCTATATCTGATGCATTTAGCAATATTCACTCTGGCATTGCAGCAGGCGAACGTGTGCTGGCCCTGATAGATGAAAAACCGTTAATAGAGGATGCAGCTGACGCAATCGCAATTACAGAATTTAAAGAAGGCATTCACTTTAAAAATGTATCGTTTGCCTACGGAGAGAAAAATGTTTTATCAGAAATTAATTTTAGCGTACCTAAAGGGAATACTATAGCCTTGGTCGGCCCATCGGGCGGTGGTAAATCGACATTGATGGATCTTATCCCAAGATTTATCGATCCTAATTCCGGTGCTATTTTTATTGACGATAACAATATTAAACACATTACCGCTCATTCTTTAAGATCATTGATTGGTTTGGTGAACCAAGAATCTATCCTGTTCAACGATACCATTTTTAACAATATAGCCTTTGGTAAACCCGATGCAACGATGGAACAGGTGGAAGCAGCCGCACGTATCGCCAACGCGCATAATTTCATTTTAGATACCGACCAGGGTTACAATACTAATATTGGCGACCGGGGCACCAAATTATCAGGCGGTCAGCGCCAACGCATATGTATTGCCCGGGCGGTATTGGCTAATCCACCTATTATGCTGCTGGACGAAGCTACTTCGGCCCTGGATACAGAGTCGGAAAAATTGGTGCAGGACGCCTTGAACAACCTAATGAAGAACCGCACATCGCTTATTATTGCCCACCGCTTAAGCACCATACAAAACGCCGATACAATTGTGGTGCTGGAGGAAGGCGGGATAGTTGAACAAGGCAATCATCAGCAATTAATGGCTGCTAATGGTTTATATCGCAGGTTGATAGATATGCAAACTTTTACCAGTTAG
- a CDS encoding DUF5672 family protein, with translation MNKVAIIIPFYKDTLSAYEKIALEQCQRVLPNYTKIAIKPKSLTLPAETGLINLTDVVSFDDDYFKSLAGYNRLMLSAECYKQFLNYEYILIYQMDTFVFKDELNQWCNQDWDYIGAPWIHKTYHKSAVGLAFYKAKKTVMHALNIPSKHIFEGKVGNGGFSLRRTKKLYDLCISMKPTIDHYLSQTGNIYNEDVFWSIEVNRETKQMNIPDVDTALQFAFEVPPLKSRHYNKANLPFGCHDWDKYDDFWRPIFKLYNYDI, from the coding sequence ATGAATAAGGTAGCTATTATAATTCCCTTTTATAAAGACACACTATCGGCTTACGAGAAGATTGCGCTGGAACAATGCCAGCGGGTATTGCCTAACTATACCAAAATTGCCATTAAGCCTAAAAGCTTAACCCTTCCTGCCGAAACCGGCCTGATTAACCTAACAGACGTCGTAAGCTTTGATGATGATTACTTTAAATCCCTGGCGGGCTATAACCGCCTGATGCTTTCGGCCGAATGCTATAAGCAATTCCTTAATTACGAATATATCTTGATTTACCAGATGGATACTTTTGTTTTCAAAGACGAATTGAACCAATGGTGCAACCAGGATTGGGACTACATTGGTGCACCATGGATACATAAAACTTATCATAAAAGTGCGGTCGGACTGGCGTTTTATAAAGCCAAAAAAACCGTGATGCATGCGTTAAATATCCCCAGCAAACACATTTTTGAAGGGAAGGTGGGTAACGGGGGCTTTTCGCTGCGCCGCACAAAAAAACTTTATGACCTGTGTATCAGTATGAAGCCTACTATTGATCACTACCTATCGCAAACCGGCAACATTTATAATGAAGATGTATTTTGGAGTATTGAAGTGAACCGGGAAACAAAACAGATGAATATTCCTGATGTAGATACCGCACTCCAATTCGCATTTGAGGTACCACCGTTAAAATCCCGTCATTATAATAAGGCTAATTTGCCATTCGGTTGTCACGATTGGGACAAATACGATGATTTTTGGCGCCCGATATTCAAGCTGTACAATTACGATATTTAA
- a CDS encoding glycosyltransferase family protein, whose protein sequence is MKVAGFTFIRNAVKNDYPVVEAITSILPICDEFVVALGNSDDGTEELVKGINSPKIRIINTTWDESIREGGAVFAAETDKAFAAISPDADWAFYIQGDECVHEKYLPLIKKEMEDNLNNPKVEGFLFKYLHFYGSYSYYGHSRRWYRREIRVLRNNKAVHSYRDAQGFRWDGRKINVKLIDAYIYHYGWVKPPAGLKNKLRNFNQFYHDDTWLAENLPETYEFDYKNADRLVHFTGTHPAVMQKRVAATNWNLNIDLKALHKKMNFRRKALQKIEDLTGWRVSEYRNYKIVK, encoded by the coding sequence ATGAAGGTTGCCGGTTTTACTTTTATAAGGAATGCTGTAAAAAATGATTATCCTGTTGTGGAGGCCATTACTTCTATTTTACCTATTTGCGATGAGTTTGTAGTAGCGCTTGGCAACAGCGATGATGGTACCGAAGAACTGGTGAAAGGCATCAATTCACCAAAGATCAGGATCATTAATACCACATGGGACGAAAGCATCCGCGAGGGCGGGGCAGTGTTTGCGGCAGAGACGGATAAGGCTTTCGCGGCTATATCACCCGATGCCGACTGGGCCTTTTATATCCAGGGCGATGAGTGTGTGCACGAAAAATACCTGCCGCTGATTAAAAAGGAAATGGAGGATAATCTTAACAATCCTAAAGTTGAAGGCTTCCTGTTCAAATACCTGCACTTTTATGGATCGTACAGTTACTATGGCCACTCGCGCCGCTGGTACCGCCGCGAGATAAGGGTGCTGCGCAATAACAAAGCCGTCCATTCCTATCGCGATGCCCAGGGTTTCCGTTGGGACGGCCGCAAAATAAATGTGAAACTGATTGACGCTTATATCTATCACTATGGTTGGGTAAAGCCCCCAGCCGGGTTAAAGAATAAGCTGCGCAATTTTAACCAGTTTTATCATGATGATACGTGGCTGGCCGAGAACTTACCCGAAACCTACGAATTTGATTACAAGAATGCCGACCGGCTGGTGCATTTCACCGGCACACACCCGGCAGTAATGCAGAAACGCGTAGCAGCTACCAACTGGAATTTGAACATTGATTTAAAAGCGCTGCATAAAAAAATGAACTTTCGCCGCAAGGCATTGCAAAAAATTGAGGACCTTACCGGCTGGCGTGTAAGCGAATACCGCAACTACAAAATTGTAAAATAG